One window from the genome of Lawsonibacter asaccharolyticus encodes:
- a CDS encoding DNA-binding helix-turn-helix protein, with translation MKKHVRLRDLREDRDLTQEQIAELLGTTKQYYQKYEAGVRPLPVERLEILADFYETSTDYLLGRTAIKKPYPKN, from the coding sequence ATGAAAAAACATGTTCGTCTACGAGACTTACGTGAGGACCGCGATTTGACTCAGGAGCAAATAGCTGAACTTCTAGGCACAACGAAACAGTATTACCAAAAATACGAAGCAGGTGTACGCCCACTTCCTGTGGAGCGGTTGGAAATATTGGCAGACTTCTATGAGACATCAACTGATTATCTTTTAGGCCGAACCGCCATAAAAAAGCCATATCCAAAGAATTAA
- a CDS encoding reverse transcriptase, protein MKIMSWNVNGLAACKRKGFLRVLAHSRADIFCCQEIKSRCPLSTPGYFQFWNPAQCPGYSGTLTLSRREPLSVHYGMGIREFDEEGRLIVLEYGGFYVVNVYVPNSQSGLARLDYRTAWDEALLSFLKGLDKPVVLCGDFNVARDFIDVYPENIRNTPELPGFQSQEREGMERLLSLGLTDVFRAWYPQVERAYTWWSARLNKRQENRGWRLDYFLVSDALLSSVRGITHHTDILGSDHCPISLILQPAAPRKELSDEDLAAMWRGLNWEALEDQLLELQQSLARVTFAGHWNHVKQLQKELVRSLAAKALAVRHVVQRDSEPGVDHVRWTTDAEKMRAALSLTSKGYHAKPYRRIVVMDGGKERRINVPTAYDKAMQALYAFSLDPVAESVADKKSFAFRKGRSAFDAHACICRTLENADAPDWIVCADVRACYDTLSQDWLMANIPMDKKVLWEFLKAGAAFGGELFPTEVGISQGATLSPILGNMALDGLQSYLYERLYPNGNIDYAAGDMTRFADDLIIAARSRAQADYILTLLEEFLAVRGLKLNWNKTYISTTYLGFEFLSRWYQMRDGVLTVHPSEGAVKKFEANMEAFILGHRGSQRTLIEQLNRKLSGWANYHRVTDAYDVFRRIDSSVQALLIRKMRRLYPKRKWKTIQETYWIAGQNGRHIFALRDNKAVRVVQLSELEISEHRPIRLSFHPYLDQDYYVWLQNRRDTQKVSGSKRRGIWRRQDGRCHYCGRPMLPDQEIELVEIVQGHGRTASNMAYIHRRCAYDTLSEEQPAQGAEFDFFSTLEGVTELTRGLEDPYWDLREFFRLCRKPSVTLTLLEIEKIIGFELDWEARFYPAFWFDEAPALEGRQWAREFPFHVMFPSQQSSEYVISDAWRSQGYRIQRLDLHRERVVFHREVYGTVGLTIPPALLQTRIPENAAYEATTFFAYLIKKYGL, encoded by the coding sequence ATGAAAATCATGTCCTGGAATGTAAACGGCTTGGCTGCCTGCAAGCGCAAGGGATTTCTGCGGGTACTGGCCCACTCCAGGGCGGACATATTCTGCTGCCAGGAGATCAAATCCCGCTGTCCGCTCTCCACCCCGGGGTATTTCCAGTTCTGGAATCCGGCCCAGTGCCCCGGCTACTCCGGCACGCTGACGCTCTCCCGCAGGGAGCCGCTTTCCGTCCACTACGGCATGGGAATCAGGGAGTTTGACGAGGAGGGCCGTCTGATCGTTCTGGAATACGGCGGCTTCTATGTCGTGAACGTCTATGTCCCCAACTCTCAGAGCGGCCTTGCCCGGCTGGACTACCGGACGGCGTGGGATGAAGCCCTGCTTTCTTTTTTGAAGGGTCTGGACAAGCCCGTGGTCCTATGCGGGGACTTCAATGTGGCCCGGGATTTTATCGACGTTTACCCTGAAAATATACGGAATACCCCCGAACTGCCGGGCTTTCAGTCCCAGGAGCGCGAAGGGATGGAGCGGCTGCTCTCTCTTGGCCTGACCGATGTGTTCCGCGCTTGGTATCCGCAGGTGGAGAGGGCCTATACCTGGTGGTCCGCACGGCTCAACAAGAGGCAGGAAAACCGGGGGTGGCGGCTGGACTACTTCCTGGTTTCGGACGCGCTGCTGTCCTCCGTCCGCGGGATCACGCACCATACGGACATCCTTGGTTCGGACCACTGCCCGATTTCCCTGATTTTGCAGCCTGCTGCCCCACGGAAGGAGCTGTCTGACGAGGATTTGGCGGCCATGTGGCGGGGACTGAACTGGGAGGCGCTGGAGGACCAGCTGCTGGAGCTGCAGCAGAGTCTGGCCCGAGTCACGTTCGCCGGCCACTGGAATCACGTGAAGCAGCTCCAAAAAGAGCTGGTCCGTTCTCTGGCCGCGAAAGCCTTGGCGGTGCGCCATGTCGTCCAGCGGGATTCAGAGCCTGGGGTGGACCATGTGCGGTGGACCACAGACGCGGAAAAGATGCGCGCCGCGCTCTCCCTGACCTCCAAAGGCTACCACGCCAAGCCCTACCGCCGCATTGTGGTCATGGATGGCGGCAAGGAACGGCGGATCAACGTGCCCACCGCCTACGACAAGGCGATGCAGGCCCTGTATGCGTTCTCTCTTGACCCGGTGGCGGAATCCGTGGCGGACAAAAAATCATTTGCCTTTCGGAAGGGCCGCTCCGCTTTTGACGCCCACGCCTGCATTTGCCGGACTCTGGAAAATGCGGACGCCCCGGACTGGATCGTCTGCGCGGATGTCCGGGCCTGCTATGATACCTTGAGCCAGGACTGGCTGATGGCGAACATCCCCATGGACAAAAAGGTGCTGTGGGAGTTCCTGAAAGCTGGAGCCGCTTTCGGGGGCGAGTTGTTTCCCACAGAGGTAGGCATCTCCCAGGGTGCCACGCTGTCCCCCATCCTGGGGAACATGGCTCTGGATGGCCTGCAAAGTTATCTCTATGAACGGCTCTATCCGAACGGGAACATCGACTACGCCGCCGGCGATATGACCCGGTTTGCGGACGACCTGATCATCGCGGCACGCTCCCGGGCACAAGCGGACTATATTCTGACGCTGCTGGAGGAATTTTTGGCTGTCCGTGGTCTGAAGCTCAACTGGAACAAGACCTATATCAGCACCACATATCTCGGCTTTGAATTTCTGTCCCGCTGGTATCAGATGCGGGATGGCGTCCTGACCGTTCACCCATCTGAGGGGGCGGTCAAAAAATTTGAGGCAAATATGGAGGCTTTCATTCTGGGACACCGTGGCTCCCAGAGGACCTTAATCGAACAGCTCAACCGAAAGCTGTCCGGCTGGGCCAATTACCACCGGGTCACGGATGCCTACGATGTGTTCCGCCGCATTGACAGCAGCGTGCAGGCTCTGCTGATTCGGAAAATGCGCCGGCTGTACCCAAAACGGAAATGGAAGACCATCCAGGAGACTTACTGGATTGCAGGGCAGAATGGCCGGCACATCTTTGCCCTGCGGGACAACAAGGCCGTCCGGGTCGTGCAGCTGTCTGAGCTGGAGATCTCGGAGCACCGGCCCATCCGCCTCTCATTTCATCCGTATCTGGATCAGGATTACTATGTCTGGCTTCAAAACCGGCGGGACACGCAGAAGGTCAGCGGGAGCAAGAGGCGGGGAATCTGGCGGAGGCAGGATGGGCGCTGCCACTACTGCGGACGGCCCATGCTTCCGGATCAGGAGATTGAGTTGGTGGAAATCGTTCAGGGACACGGTCGGACCGCCTCCAACATGGCCTACATCCACCGCCGCTGCGCCTACGACACGCTTTCCGAGGAGCAGCCGGCACAAGGAGCTGAATTTGATTTTTTCAGCACATTGGAGGGCGTGACGGAGCTGACCCGTGGGCTGGAGGACCCCTACTGGGACCTCCGGGAGTTCTTCCGCCTGTGCCGAAAGCCGTCTGTCACGCTGACGCTCCTGGAAATCGAGAAGATCATCGGCTTTGAGCTGGACTGGGAGGCCCGCTTTTATCCCGCGTTCTGGTTCGACGAGGCCCCGGCGTTGGAGGGCCGCCAGTGGGCGCGGGAATTTCCGTTTCACGTCATGTTCCCCTCCCAGCAATCCAGCGAATATGTCATTTCCGACGCCTGGCGCAGCCAGGGCTACCGCATCCAGCGGCTGGACCTGCACCGTGAGCGGGTCGTTTTTCACCGGGAGGTGTACGGGACCGTCGGCCTGACGATTCCGCCGGCCCTTTTGCAGACACGCATCCCGGAAAATGCCGCATACGAGGCGACAACGTTTTTTGCCTACTTAATCAAGAAATACGGACTCTGA
- a CDS encoding sigma-70 family RNA polymerase sigma factor, whose protein sequence is MPRYNRYYPDYEKIYPGIEKRPDILRVLRASDRKMRYMEIGLKSERFVTDPENQTVVFLPGRETSLEQLAEDEQRQFSDGSKLDEQIQYQEELYQLRQALYSLDKEYQLLLYYRYWEDMSQEDVAKLLSLSQQAVSYRERCALRQLKKIVQNRENEKV, encoded by the coding sequence ATGCCGCGATACAACAGATACTATCCAGACTATGAGAAAATCTACCCCGGTATTGAAAAGCGGCCAGACATTCTGCGTGTACTGAGAGCAAGCGATCGCAAGATGCGCTATATGGAAATTGGCCTTAAATCGGAGCGGTTTGTGACGGATCCGGAAAACCAGACCGTCGTGTTCCTTCCCGGCCGAGAAACCTCGTTGGAACAGCTTGCGGAGGATGAGCAACGGCAGTTTTCTGACGGATCGAAACTGGATGAGCAGATACAATACCAAGAGGAACTGTACCAGCTACGCCAGGCTTTGTACAGTCTGGATAAAGAATATCAGTTGTTACTTTATTATCGCTACTGGGAAGACATGAGCCAGGAAGACGTGGCAAAACTGCTCTCCCTCTCTCAGCAGGCCGTCAGCTATAGGGAGCGTTGTGCCTTACGACAGTTGAAAAAAATTGTGCAAAACAGAGAAAATGAGAAAGTTTAG